The proteins below are encoded in one region of Styela clava chromosome 4, kaStyClav1.hap1.2, whole genome shotgun sequence:
- the LOC120326355 gene encoding exosome complex component RRP46-like, with translation MKQKEMPGITVDMKVMRCEQNILNNPDGSADYSEGDTNVLVAVYGPADCRESKQLIDKSTIEVSFRPKDGIPGVAEKYLEHTIRHTFENVIMTHLYPRSQIMIIIQIVQDCGSLLSCAINGCSMALQDAGISMTCMPAAISMALTKRAMEYGISEPGEGDTREEEVVLTPATTEEQEASASMLFVLDSVKRNVISIISKGTIDPVLHKRCLIAARTASEIVFKFYRDSVAKKVSSSVDFT, from the exons atgaagcAGAAAGAGATGCCCGGTATTACTGTTGACATGAAAGTTATGAGATGTGAAcaaaatattctcaacaatCCTGATGGATCTGCTGATTACTCTGAag GTGACACAAATGTCCTCGTTGCAGTTTATGGACCGGCAGATTGTCGAGAAAGTAAACAATTAATTGACAAAAGTACAATTGAAGTTTCATTCCGACCCAAAGATGGGATTCCTGGCGTTGCGGAGAAATACTTGGAACACACAATAAGGCATACATTTGAAAATGTCATCATGACACATCTATATCCAAGAAGTCAAATaatgattattatacaaattGTTCAAGATTGTGGATCT CTTCTTTCTTGTGCTATCAATGGATGCAGCATGGCTTTACAG GATGCTGGAATCAGCATGACATGCATGCCAGCTGCTATATCGATGGCTCTTACGAAACGAGCAATGGAATATGGAATTTCAGAACCTGGTGAAGGAGACACACGAGAGGAAGAAGTAGTACTGACTCCGGCCACCACTGAGGAGCAAGAAGCCAGTGCTTCAATGTTGTTTGTATTAGATAGTGTGAAAAGAAATGTTATATCAATTATTAGTAAAGGAACAATAGACCCTGTGTTGCACAAAAGGTGCTTGATAGCTGCAAGGACAGCTAGTgaaatagttttcaaattttacagagATTCTGTTGCTAAAAAAGTCTCTTCAAGTGTTGACTTTACATGA